A portion of the Hoplias malabaricus isolate fHopMal1 chromosome 1, fHopMal1.hap1, whole genome shotgun sequence genome contains these proteins:
- the gramd1a gene encoding protein Aster-A isoform X1: MAKPVLIPTLTVFPPSSDAESRSPSPSPRPHRSQRIFRTRGREKHSTNPPENPLGKSLEPRAVDHNRVECGWNGAKGKRSRRRSLSPRILKRKDREEGAGGSDVGSGGRSSPLLLPPSRSRWSLRSLLSKDMDWDSSCSTASNSPRSTPGSSPSLRRRVLGGRGSEGEGPGGGGSESPQLTTPSSTSSYPIAARHFTRNAKKMQSWYNVLSPTYKQRNEDFRKIFKKLPDTERLIVDYSCALQKDILLQGRLYLSENWICFYSNIFRWETTITILLKDVTGLTKEKTAKVIPNAIQICTDQEKHFFTSFGARDRSYMMIFRLWQNALMDKTLSPKELWHIVHQCYGTELGLTSEDDDYVSPTAEHMNGLLPGDDGVCVNDLLDPASAPGSSPPFSSSSSCPPVEVPASRTSAEPEPSPPNSQSSTHITNTHSAHSTHTSNTASTHTAVSASASAPTSTNTTASIDEGGQESQSEPANQTSLSGPLGTVSSLDITNDEDLPTDPSNSSDTQEESEVESFCADLRGRLHINTVLRIGVDKLHELLFSDTHFLQHLFAQRHFTDLSVQDWQQDVSSGNSVRVLSYTIAINNPLGPKTAPVVETQTLYKSSSRGECYVVDSEVITSGIPYQDYFYTTHRYCLTAVSKTKSRLRVSSDICYRKQPWSLVKALIEKNTWSGIEEHYRHMEVEVCKLETLLQSEVSVVSVEGTEGVKPAAGLRRRKRTCSRHGADRERPGGTAERGERGLAEETERRDTGPQYLKAGERWRGASSNISTILLIISFILVVLVALNMLLFYKLWALERAAHTLETWHSYSLSDSPLPQSVAEWTRVLQMQRQFHQAQLGKWQQILQSSVTLLDQMKMSLEKIHRGIMSPEMLQEAAEPSSSSLSSDTEPSDTLQDQ, translated from the exons ATGGCTAAACCCGTTTTAATTCCGACACTGACCGTCTTCCCGCCATCGTCCGACGCCGAGTCGCGATCTCCGTCGCCCAGTCCTCGGCCTCATCGCTCTCAAAGGATCTTCAGGACCCGAGGAAGAGAGAAACATAGCACCAACCCTCCGGAGAACCCTCTGGGGAAGTCACTAGAACCCAGGGCCGTGGATCACAACCGGGTCGAATGCGGGTGGAATGGTGCCAAAGGGAAAAGGAGCAGGAGGCGGAGCCTATCGCCCAGAATCCTGAAGAGAAAAGACAGGGAGGAGGGGGCAGGGGGTTCCGATGTGGGGAGTGGGGGCAGGTCCTCCCCGCTCCTCCTGCCCCCCTCCCGCTCCCGCTGGTCCCTCCGCAGCCTCCTCAGCAAAGACATGGACTGGGACAGCAGCTgcag tacTGCCAGCAACTCTCCTCGCAGTACCCCAGGCAGCTCCCCGTCTCTACGCAGGCGTGTGTTGGGGGGACGGGGCAGTGAGGGCGAGGGCCCTGGAGGAGGGGGATCGGAAAGCCCCCAGCTCACCACCCCCTCCTCCACATCCTCATACCCCATCGCTGCTCGCCATTTCACTCGCAATGCCAAG AAAATGCAGAGCTGGTACAAC GTTCTCAGTCCCACGTATAAACAGAGGAATGAAGACTTCCGCAAAATCTTCAAGAAGCTTCCGGACACAGAGCGTCTGATAGTGG ATTACTCCTGTGCTCTACAGAAGGACATCCTGCTGCAGGGAAGACTCTACCTCTCTGAGAACTGGATCTGCTTCTACAGCAACATCTTCCGCTGGGAAACCACC atTACCATCCTCCTGAAAGATGTGACAGGCCTCACCAAGGAAAAAACAGCCAAAGTCATCCCCAACGCCATTCAGATCTGCACTGATCAGGAGAAG CACTTCTTCACTTCCTTCGGAGCGAGGGATCGCAGCTACATGATGATTTTCAGACTGTGGCAGAACGCTCTGATGGACAAG actCTCTCTCCTAAAGAGCTGTGGCACATTGTCCATCAGTGTTACGGCACCGAGCTCGGTCTGACCAGCGAGGACGACGACTACGTCTCCCCCACAGCCGAGCACATGAACGGCCTGCT GCCTGGtgatgatggtgtgtgtgttaacgATCTGTTGGATCCTGCTTCTGCTCCCGGGTCATCTCCTCCGttctcctcgtcctcctcctgtCCTCCTGTGGAGGTTCCGGCCTCAAGGACCAGCGCAGAACCTGAACCCAGTCCACCCAACTCGCAGAGCTCTACGCacatcaccaacacacactctgcacactccacacacacctcaaacacagcctccacacacactgctgtctctgcctctgcctctgcccccACCTCTACCAACACCACGGCG AGCATAGACGAAGGTGGTCAGGAGAGCCAATCGGAGCCGGCCAATCAGACGTCACTGTCCGGGCCTCTGGGGACCGTGTCATCGCTGGACATCACCAACGATGAGGACCTGCCCACAGACCCCAGCAACTCCTCAGACACACAGGAAGAGA GTGAGGTGGAGTCGTTCTGTGCGGATCTGAGAGGTCGGCTTCACATCAACACGGTTCTGAGGATCGGAGTCGATAAACTGCACGAGCTTCTGTTCTCCGACACACACTTCCTCCAGCACCTCTTCGCTCAGCGCCATTTCActg aTCTCTCAGTGCAGGATTGGCAGCAGGATGTTAGCAGTGGGAACAGTGTTCGAGTGCTGAGTTACACCATCGCCATCAACAACCCCCTAGGCCCCAAAACTGCCCCCGTGGTGGAGACTCAG actctTTATAAGAGCAGTTCTCGAGGGGAGTGTTACGTGGTGGACTCAGAGGTGATCACTTCAGGAATCCCCTATCAGGATTATTtctacaccacacacagatactGCCTTACAGCTGTCAGCAAAACCAAGAGCAGGCTCAG ggtttcGTCTGATATCTGCTACAGGAAACAGCCGTGGAGTCTGGTAAAAGCTCTGATTGAGAAAAACACCTGGAGTGGAATAGAGGAGCACTACAGACACAtgg aggTGGAGGTGTGTAAGCTGGAGACCCTGCTGCAGTCAGAGGTCTCTGTGGTGAGTGTGGAGGGCACAGAAGGAGTGAAGCCAGCTGCAGGTCTGCGCAGACGGAAACGCACATGCTCCAGACACGGCGCTGATAGAGAGAGGCCAGGGGGCACCGCTGAGCGGGGCGAGCGAGGGCTGGCCGAGGAGACCGAGCGCAGGGACACAG gtccTCAGTATTTGAAAGCTGGAGAAAGGTGGCGTGGAGCGTCCAGCAACATCTCCACCATCCTCCTTATCATCAGcttcat ttTGGTAGTGTTGGTCGCCCTTAACATGCTGCTTTTTTATAAGCTGTGGGCTTTGGAGAGAGCAGCTCACACTCTGGAGACCTGGCATTCTTACTCCCTCTCagacag cccTCTCCCGCAGTCTGTTGCTGAATGGACTCGGGTTCTTCAGATGCAGCGTCAGTTCCATCAGGCTCAGCTTGGAAAATGGCAGCAAATCCTTCAGTCCTCAGTTACCCTACTCgaccag ATGAAGATGTCTCTGGAGAAGATACACAGAGGCATCATGAGTCCAGAGATGCTGCAGGAAGCTGCTGagccttcatcatcatcattgtccTCCGATACAGAGCCCTCTGACACACTGCAGGATCAGTGA
- the gramd1a gene encoding protein Aster-A isoform X4 encodes MQSWYNVLSPTYKQRNEDFRKIFKKLPDTERLIVDYSCALQKDILLQGRLYLSENWICFYSNIFRWETTITILLKDVTGLTKEKTAKVIPNAIQICTDQEKHFFTSFGARDRSYMMIFRLWQNALMDKTLSPKELWHIVHQCYGTELGLTSEDDDYVSPTAEHMNGLLPGDDGVCVNDLLDPASAPGSSPPFSSSSSCPPVEVPASRTSAEPEPSPPNSQSSTHITNTHSAHSTHTSNTASTHTAVSASASAPTSTNTTASIDEGGQESQSEPANQTSLSGPLGTVSSLDITNDEDLPTDPSNSSDTQEESEVESFCADLRGRLHINTVLRIGVDKLHELLFSDTHFLQHLFAQRHFTDLSVQDWQQDVSSGNSVRVLSYTIAINNPLGPKTAPVVETQTLYKSSSRGECYVVDSEVITSGIPYQDYFYTTHRYCLTAVSKTKSRLRVSSDICYRKQPWSLVKALIEKNTWSGIEEHYRHMEVEVCKLETLLQSEVSVVSVEGTEGVKPAAGLRRRKRTCSRHGADRERPGGTAERGERGLAEETERRDTGPQYLKAGERWRGASSNISTILLIISFILVVLVALNMLLFYKLWALERAAHTLETWHSYSLSDSPLPQSVAEWTRVLQMQRQFHQAQLGKWQQILQSSVTLLDQMKMSLEKIHRGIMSPEMLQEAAEPSSSSLSSDTEPSDTLQDQ; translated from the exons ATGCAGAGCTGGTACAAC GTTCTCAGTCCCACGTATAAACAGAGGAATGAAGACTTCCGCAAAATCTTCAAGAAGCTTCCGGACACAGAGCGTCTGATAGTGG ATTACTCCTGTGCTCTACAGAAGGACATCCTGCTGCAGGGAAGACTCTACCTCTCTGAGAACTGGATCTGCTTCTACAGCAACATCTTCCGCTGGGAAACCACC atTACCATCCTCCTGAAAGATGTGACAGGCCTCACCAAGGAAAAAACAGCCAAAGTCATCCCCAACGCCATTCAGATCTGCACTGATCAGGAGAAG CACTTCTTCACTTCCTTCGGAGCGAGGGATCGCAGCTACATGATGATTTTCAGACTGTGGCAGAACGCTCTGATGGACAAG actCTCTCTCCTAAAGAGCTGTGGCACATTGTCCATCAGTGTTACGGCACCGAGCTCGGTCTGACCAGCGAGGACGACGACTACGTCTCCCCCACAGCCGAGCACATGAACGGCCTGCT GCCTGGtgatgatggtgtgtgtgttaacgATCTGTTGGATCCTGCTTCTGCTCCCGGGTCATCTCCTCCGttctcctcgtcctcctcctgtCCTCCTGTGGAGGTTCCGGCCTCAAGGACCAGCGCAGAACCTGAACCCAGTCCACCCAACTCGCAGAGCTCTACGCacatcaccaacacacactctgcacactccacacacacctcaaacacagcctccacacacactgctgtctctgcctctgcctctgcccccACCTCTACCAACACCACGGCG AGCATAGACGAAGGTGGTCAGGAGAGCCAATCGGAGCCGGCCAATCAGACGTCACTGTCCGGGCCTCTGGGGACCGTGTCATCGCTGGACATCACCAACGATGAGGACCTGCCCACAGACCCCAGCAACTCCTCAGACACACAGGAAGAGA GTGAGGTGGAGTCGTTCTGTGCGGATCTGAGAGGTCGGCTTCACATCAACACGGTTCTGAGGATCGGAGTCGATAAACTGCACGAGCTTCTGTTCTCCGACACACACTTCCTCCAGCACCTCTTCGCTCAGCGCCATTTCActg aTCTCTCAGTGCAGGATTGGCAGCAGGATGTTAGCAGTGGGAACAGTGTTCGAGTGCTGAGTTACACCATCGCCATCAACAACCCCCTAGGCCCCAAAACTGCCCCCGTGGTGGAGACTCAG actctTTATAAGAGCAGTTCTCGAGGGGAGTGTTACGTGGTGGACTCAGAGGTGATCACTTCAGGAATCCCCTATCAGGATTATTtctacaccacacacagatactGCCTTACAGCTGTCAGCAAAACCAAGAGCAGGCTCAG ggtttcGTCTGATATCTGCTACAGGAAACAGCCGTGGAGTCTGGTAAAAGCTCTGATTGAGAAAAACACCTGGAGTGGAATAGAGGAGCACTACAGACACAtgg aggTGGAGGTGTGTAAGCTGGAGACCCTGCTGCAGTCAGAGGTCTCTGTGGTGAGTGTGGAGGGCACAGAAGGAGTGAAGCCAGCTGCAGGTCTGCGCAGACGGAAACGCACATGCTCCAGACACGGCGCTGATAGAGAGAGGCCAGGGGGCACCGCTGAGCGGGGCGAGCGAGGGCTGGCCGAGGAGACCGAGCGCAGGGACACAG gtccTCAGTATTTGAAAGCTGGAGAAAGGTGGCGTGGAGCGTCCAGCAACATCTCCACCATCCTCCTTATCATCAGcttcat ttTGGTAGTGTTGGTCGCCCTTAACATGCTGCTTTTTTATAAGCTGTGGGCTTTGGAGAGAGCAGCTCACACTCTGGAGACCTGGCATTCTTACTCCCTCTCagacag cccTCTCCCGCAGTCTGTTGCTGAATGGACTCGGGTTCTTCAGATGCAGCGTCAGTTCCATCAGGCTCAGCTTGGAAAATGGCAGCAAATCCTTCAGTCCTCAGTTACCCTACTCgaccag ATGAAGATGTCTCTGGAGAAGATACACAGAGGCATCATGAGTCCAGAGATGCTGCAGGAAGCTGCTGagccttcatcatcatcattgtccTCCGATACAGAGCCCTCTGACACACTGCAGGATCAGTGA
- the gramd1a gene encoding protein Aster-A isoform X3, with amino-acid sequence MFDTASNSPRSTPGSSPSLRRRVLGGRGSEGEGPGGGGSESPQLTTPSSTSSYPIAARHFTRNAKKMQSWYNVLSPTYKQRNEDFRKIFKKLPDTERLIVDYSCALQKDILLQGRLYLSENWICFYSNIFRWETTITILLKDVTGLTKEKTAKVIPNAIQICTDQEKHFFTSFGARDRSYMMIFRLWQNALMDKTLSPKELWHIVHQCYGTELGLTSEDDDYVSPTAEHMNGLLPGDDGVCVNDLLDPASAPGSSPPFSSSSSCPPVEVPASRTSAEPEPSPPNSQSSTHITNTHSAHSTHTSNTASTHTAVSASASAPTSTNTTASIDEGGQESQSEPANQTSLSGPLGTVSSLDITNDEDLPTDPSNSSDTQEESEVESFCADLRGRLHINTVLRIGVDKLHELLFSDTHFLQHLFAQRHFTDLSVQDWQQDVSSGNSVRVLSYTIAINNPLGPKTAPVVETQTLYKSSSRGECYVVDSEVITSGIPYQDYFYTTHRYCLTAVSKTKSRLRVSSDICYRKQPWSLVKALIEKNTWSGIEEHYRHMEVEVCKLETLLQSEVSVVSVEGTEGVKPAAGLRRRKRTCSRHGADRERPGGTAERGERGLAEETERRDTGPQYLKAGERWRGASSNISTILLIISFILVVLVALNMLLFYKLWALERAAHTLETWHSYSLSDSPLPQSVAEWTRVLQMQRQFHQAQLGKWQQILQSSVTLLDQMKMSLEKIHRGIMSPEMLQEAAEPSSSSLSSDTEPSDTLQDQ; translated from the exons ATGTTCGA tacTGCCAGCAACTCTCCTCGCAGTACCCCAGGCAGCTCCCCGTCTCTACGCAGGCGTGTGTTGGGGGGACGGGGCAGTGAGGGCGAGGGCCCTGGAGGAGGGGGATCGGAAAGCCCCCAGCTCACCACCCCCTCCTCCACATCCTCATACCCCATCGCTGCTCGCCATTTCACTCGCAATGCCAAG AAAATGCAGAGCTGGTACAAC GTTCTCAGTCCCACGTATAAACAGAGGAATGAAGACTTCCGCAAAATCTTCAAGAAGCTTCCGGACACAGAGCGTCTGATAGTGG ATTACTCCTGTGCTCTACAGAAGGACATCCTGCTGCAGGGAAGACTCTACCTCTCTGAGAACTGGATCTGCTTCTACAGCAACATCTTCCGCTGGGAAACCACC atTACCATCCTCCTGAAAGATGTGACAGGCCTCACCAAGGAAAAAACAGCCAAAGTCATCCCCAACGCCATTCAGATCTGCACTGATCAGGAGAAG CACTTCTTCACTTCCTTCGGAGCGAGGGATCGCAGCTACATGATGATTTTCAGACTGTGGCAGAACGCTCTGATGGACAAG actCTCTCTCCTAAAGAGCTGTGGCACATTGTCCATCAGTGTTACGGCACCGAGCTCGGTCTGACCAGCGAGGACGACGACTACGTCTCCCCCACAGCCGAGCACATGAACGGCCTGCT GCCTGGtgatgatggtgtgtgtgttaacgATCTGTTGGATCCTGCTTCTGCTCCCGGGTCATCTCCTCCGttctcctcgtcctcctcctgtCCTCCTGTGGAGGTTCCGGCCTCAAGGACCAGCGCAGAACCTGAACCCAGTCCACCCAACTCGCAGAGCTCTACGCacatcaccaacacacactctgcacactccacacacacctcaaacacagcctccacacacactgctgtctctgcctctgcctctgcccccACCTCTACCAACACCACGGCG AGCATAGACGAAGGTGGTCAGGAGAGCCAATCGGAGCCGGCCAATCAGACGTCACTGTCCGGGCCTCTGGGGACCGTGTCATCGCTGGACATCACCAACGATGAGGACCTGCCCACAGACCCCAGCAACTCCTCAGACACACAGGAAGAGA GTGAGGTGGAGTCGTTCTGTGCGGATCTGAGAGGTCGGCTTCACATCAACACGGTTCTGAGGATCGGAGTCGATAAACTGCACGAGCTTCTGTTCTCCGACACACACTTCCTCCAGCACCTCTTCGCTCAGCGCCATTTCActg aTCTCTCAGTGCAGGATTGGCAGCAGGATGTTAGCAGTGGGAACAGTGTTCGAGTGCTGAGTTACACCATCGCCATCAACAACCCCCTAGGCCCCAAAACTGCCCCCGTGGTGGAGACTCAG actctTTATAAGAGCAGTTCTCGAGGGGAGTGTTACGTGGTGGACTCAGAGGTGATCACTTCAGGAATCCCCTATCAGGATTATTtctacaccacacacagatactGCCTTACAGCTGTCAGCAAAACCAAGAGCAGGCTCAG ggtttcGTCTGATATCTGCTACAGGAAACAGCCGTGGAGTCTGGTAAAAGCTCTGATTGAGAAAAACACCTGGAGTGGAATAGAGGAGCACTACAGACACAtgg aggTGGAGGTGTGTAAGCTGGAGACCCTGCTGCAGTCAGAGGTCTCTGTGGTGAGTGTGGAGGGCACAGAAGGAGTGAAGCCAGCTGCAGGTCTGCGCAGACGGAAACGCACATGCTCCAGACACGGCGCTGATAGAGAGAGGCCAGGGGGCACCGCTGAGCGGGGCGAGCGAGGGCTGGCCGAGGAGACCGAGCGCAGGGACACAG gtccTCAGTATTTGAAAGCTGGAGAAAGGTGGCGTGGAGCGTCCAGCAACATCTCCACCATCCTCCTTATCATCAGcttcat ttTGGTAGTGTTGGTCGCCCTTAACATGCTGCTTTTTTATAAGCTGTGGGCTTTGGAGAGAGCAGCTCACACTCTGGAGACCTGGCATTCTTACTCCCTCTCagacag cccTCTCCCGCAGTCTGTTGCTGAATGGACTCGGGTTCTTCAGATGCAGCGTCAGTTCCATCAGGCTCAGCTTGGAAAATGGCAGCAAATCCTTCAGTCCTCAGTTACCCTACTCgaccag ATGAAGATGTCTCTGGAGAAGATACACAGAGGCATCATGAGTCCAGAGATGCTGCAGGAAGCTGCTGagccttcatcatcatcattgtccTCCGATACAGAGCCCTCTGACACACTGCAGGATCAGTGA
- the gramd1a gene encoding protein Aster-A isoform X2, with protein sequence MLMCSSEKVEINVSKRSEENKNGGNSSNGSTASNSPRSTPGSSPSLRRRVLGGRGSEGEGPGGGGSESPQLTTPSSTSSYPIAARHFTRNAKKMQSWYNVLSPTYKQRNEDFRKIFKKLPDTERLIVDYSCALQKDILLQGRLYLSENWICFYSNIFRWETTITILLKDVTGLTKEKTAKVIPNAIQICTDQEKHFFTSFGARDRSYMMIFRLWQNALMDKTLSPKELWHIVHQCYGTELGLTSEDDDYVSPTAEHMNGLLPGDDGVCVNDLLDPASAPGSSPPFSSSSSCPPVEVPASRTSAEPEPSPPNSQSSTHITNTHSAHSTHTSNTASTHTAVSASASAPTSTNTTASIDEGGQESQSEPANQTSLSGPLGTVSSLDITNDEDLPTDPSNSSDTQEESEVESFCADLRGRLHINTVLRIGVDKLHELLFSDTHFLQHLFAQRHFTDLSVQDWQQDVSSGNSVRVLSYTIAINNPLGPKTAPVVETQTLYKSSSRGECYVVDSEVITSGIPYQDYFYTTHRYCLTAVSKTKSRLRVSSDICYRKQPWSLVKALIEKNTWSGIEEHYRHMEVEVCKLETLLQSEVSVVSVEGTEGVKPAAGLRRRKRTCSRHGADRERPGGTAERGERGLAEETERRDTGPQYLKAGERWRGASSNISTILLIISFILVVLVALNMLLFYKLWALERAAHTLETWHSYSLSDSPLPQSVAEWTRVLQMQRQFHQAQLGKWQQILQSSVTLLDQMKMSLEKIHRGIMSPEMLQEAAEPSSSSLSSDTEPSDTLQDQ encoded by the exons ATGCTGATGTGCTCCAGTGAAAAAGTGGAGATCAATGTCAGTAAACGATccgaagaaaacaaaaatggggGAAACTCATCCAACGGCAG tacTGCCAGCAACTCTCCTCGCAGTACCCCAGGCAGCTCCCCGTCTCTACGCAGGCGTGTGTTGGGGGGACGGGGCAGTGAGGGCGAGGGCCCTGGAGGAGGGGGATCGGAAAGCCCCCAGCTCACCACCCCCTCCTCCACATCCTCATACCCCATCGCTGCTCGCCATTTCACTCGCAATGCCAAG AAAATGCAGAGCTGGTACAAC GTTCTCAGTCCCACGTATAAACAGAGGAATGAAGACTTCCGCAAAATCTTCAAGAAGCTTCCGGACACAGAGCGTCTGATAGTGG ATTACTCCTGTGCTCTACAGAAGGACATCCTGCTGCAGGGAAGACTCTACCTCTCTGAGAACTGGATCTGCTTCTACAGCAACATCTTCCGCTGGGAAACCACC atTACCATCCTCCTGAAAGATGTGACAGGCCTCACCAAGGAAAAAACAGCCAAAGTCATCCCCAACGCCATTCAGATCTGCACTGATCAGGAGAAG CACTTCTTCACTTCCTTCGGAGCGAGGGATCGCAGCTACATGATGATTTTCAGACTGTGGCAGAACGCTCTGATGGACAAG actCTCTCTCCTAAAGAGCTGTGGCACATTGTCCATCAGTGTTACGGCACCGAGCTCGGTCTGACCAGCGAGGACGACGACTACGTCTCCCCCACAGCCGAGCACATGAACGGCCTGCT GCCTGGtgatgatggtgtgtgtgttaacgATCTGTTGGATCCTGCTTCTGCTCCCGGGTCATCTCCTCCGttctcctcgtcctcctcctgtCCTCCTGTGGAGGTTCCGGCCTCAAGGACCAGCGCAGAACCTGAACCCAGTCCACCCAACTCGCAGAGCTCTACGCacatcaccaacacacactctgcacactccacacacacctcaaacacagcctccacacacactgctgtctctgcctctgcctctgcccccACCTCTACCAACACCACGGCG AGCATAGACGAAGGTGGTCAGGAGAGCCAATCGGAGCCGGCCAATCAGACGTCACTGTCCGGGCCTCTGGGGACCGTGTCATCGCTGGACATCACCAACGATGAGGACCTGCCCACAGACCCCAGCAACTCCTCAGACACACAGGAAGAGA GTGAGGTGGAGTCGTTCTGTGCGGATCTGAGAGGTCGGCTTCACATCAACACGGTTCTGAGGATCGGAGTCGATAAACTGCACGAGCTTCTGTTCTCCGACACACACTTCCTCCAGCACCTCTTCGCTCAGCGCCATTTCActg aTCTCTCAGTGCAGGATTGGCAGCAGGATGTTAGCAGTGGGAACAGTGTTCGAGTGCTGAGTTACACCATCGCCATCAACAACCCCCTAGGCCCCAAAACTGCCCCCGTGGTGGAGACTCAG actctTTATAAGAGCAGTTCTCGAGGGGAGTGTTACGTGGTGGACTCAGAGGTGATCACTTCAGGAATCCCCTATCAGGATTATTtctacaccacacacagatactGCCTTACAGCTGTCAGCAAAACCAAGAGCAGGCTCAG ggtttcGTCTGATATCTGCTACAGGAAACAGCCGTGGAGTCTGGTAAAAGCTCTGATTGAGAAAAACACCTGGAGTGGAATAGAGGAGCACTACAGACACAtgg aggTGGAGGTGTGTAAGCTGGAGACCCTGCTGCAGTCAGAGGTCTCTGTGGTGAGTGTGGAGGGCACAGAAGGAGTGAAGCCAGCTGCAGGTCTGCGCAGACGGAAACGCACATGCTCCAGACACGGCGCTGATAGAGAGAGGCCAGGGGGCACCGCTGAGCGGGGCGAGCGAGGGCTGGCCGAGGAGACCGAGCGCAGGGACACAG gtccTCAGTATTTGAAAGCTGGAGAAAGGTGGCGTGGAGCGTCCAGCAACATCTCCACCATCCTCCTTATCATCAGcttcat ttTGGTAGTGTTGGTCGCCCTTAACATGCTGCTTTTTTATAAGCTGTGGGCTTTGGAGAGAGCAGCTCACACTCTGGAGACCTGGCATTCTTACTCCCTCTCagacag cccTCTCCCGCAGTCTGTTGCTGAATGGACTCGGGTTCTTCAGATGCAGCGTCAGTTCCATCAGGCTCAGCTTGGAAAATGGCAGCAAATCCTTCAGTCCTCAGTTACCCTACTCgaccag ATGAAGATGTCTCTGGAGAAGATACACAGAGGCATCATGAGTCCAGAGATGCTGCAGGAAGCTGCTGagccttcatcatcatcattgtccTCCGATACAGAGCCCTCTGACACACTGCAGGATCAGTGA